From a single Helicovermis profundi genomic region:
- a CDS encoding sugar ABC transporter substrate-binding protein: MKLKKVLSTVMIAGLLLTSLTGCASKPVAEEKTAPEVKKQIVIGFSMDTLKEERWQKDRDIFVAEAEKLGAKVLVQAANGDDSKQVEQAENLLAQGVDVLVVVPHNGKIAASIVESAHAENVPVLAYDRLVDGDVDYYISFDNEKVGELQADYVTKKLGITKGNFVYIGGAPTDNNALLFRAGAVKVLKSFPDIKIVYDQYSKDWQPSEAQKHMENALTATNNDVVAVIAANDGTAGGASAALAEQKLNIPLTGQDAEIAACQRIVEGTQSMTVFKPIQIIAENAAKIAVDMANGSEIKTTSTVKNSVKEVPSILLSPVVVDKDNMKEVIVDTGFHSEEDVYRNVQK, translated from the coding sequence ATGAAATTAAAAAAAGTTTTATCAACAGTAATGATTGCAGGTTTACTATTAACAAGTCTTACAGGATGTGCAAGTAAGCCGGTAGCAGAAGAAAAAACAGCACCAGAAGTTAAGAAACAAATAGTGATAGGTTTTTCAATGGACACATTAAAAGAAGAAAGATGGCAAAAGGATAGAGATATTTTTGTTGCCGAAGCTGAAAAATTAGGAGCTAAAGTTCTTGTTCAAGCAGCGAATGGTGACGATAGTAAACAAGTTGAACAGGCAGAAAATTTACTTGCTCAGGGAGTTGATGTTTTAGTAGTCGTTCCACATAATGGAAAAATAGCAGCATCAATTGTAGAATCTGCTCATGCCGAAAATGTTCCAGTTTTAGCATATGATAGATTAGTTGATGGTGATGTTGATTATTACATTTCATTTGATAACGAAAAAGTTGGCGAGCTTCAAGCTGATTATGTAACTAAAAAACTTGGTATTACAAAAGGTAATTTTGTATATATTGGTGGTGCTCCAACTGACAATAATGCACTTTTATTTAGGGCGGGCGCAGTGAAAGTATTAAAATCTTTCCCAGATATAAAAATTGTTTACGATCAATATTCAAAAGACTGGCAACCATCAGAAGCACAAAAACATATGGAAAATGCATTAACAGCAACAAATAATGATGTTGTAGCTGTAATTGCTGCAAATGACGGAACTGCTGGTGGAGCAAGTGCTGCATTAGCTGAGCAAAAATTAAATATTCCTCTTACAGGTCAAGATGCTGAAATAGCTGCATGTCAAAGAATTGTAGAAGGAACTCAATCTATGACAGTATTTAAACCAATTCAAATTATTGCTGAAAATGCAGCAAAAATAGCTGTTGATATGGCAAATGGAAGTGAAATCAAAACAACTAGTACTGTTAAAAACTCAGTTAAGGAAGTTCCATCAATTCTACTAAGTCCAGTTGTAGTTGATAAAGATAATATGAAAGAAGTTATTGTAGACACAGGTTTTCATAGTGAAGAAGATGTATATAGAAATGTTCAAAAATAG
- a CDS encoding sensor histidine kinase codes for MQDKRNFFSIRSKLIFIFFAVILTIVTNSISMYISISDIEKAHSKVTDSIYNLNDLLTQKKNIDKIVELFAETKDRDYIDKLYGQIQDFEEDLINISKIKFTLNTQMYLENVKNLYSDSYKKNVDELIYSIRVGDRKRVVQNYKEVIKVSSYAEIYIEKSIKNRIVESQKINKEISEKSQFILRNNIFTMAIMIIFLGFIIFVNGVPLINKISSLVYAAEKVSDGDFEIELLSEKGNDEIKLLNIAFNKLIKNTSRLIEQIKTNANLEIELHKKDAEGHKVEALLNEAELLGLQSQINPHFLFNTLNIIAKTAIIEDAEKTCELIETVSDMFRYNLRKLGEKSTLREEINNIQNYFTIQKNRFGKRFHYSIEIKEELMSFEIPFLTLQPIVENAFIHGIEPLEIGGEISINVKNEDLKTLITIKDNGIGMSEKRINELMNSFEGDNLGHTTGIGFSNVKRRLEIFYGDRLTLNISSVVGYGTEFNIIIKD; via the coding sequence ATGCAAGATAAAAGAAATTTTTTTTCTATAAGAAGTAAACTTATATTTATTTTCTTTGCAGTGATATTAACAATTGTTACTAATAGTATTTCAATGTATATTAGTATATCAGATATAGAAAAAGCTCACAGTAAAGTCACAGATTCAATTTATAATTTAAATGATTTACTTACTCAGAAAAAAAATATTGATAAAATAGTAGAACTATTTGCTGAAACAAAAGATCGTGATTATATTGATAAATTATATGGTCAAATTCAAGATTTTGAAGAAGATTTAATAAATATATCTAAAATCAAATTCACGTTAAATACACAAATGTATTTGGAAAACGTGAAAAATCTGTATTCTGATTCTTATAAAAAAAATGTTGATGAATTAATTTACTCCATTAGAGTTGGTGACAGAAAAAGGGTAGTTCAAAATTATAAAGAAGTAATTAAAGTATCTTCATATGCAGAAATTTATATAGAAAAATCAATTAAAAATAGAATAGTAGAAAGTCAAAAAATTAATAAAGAAATAAGTGAAAAATCACAATTCATTTTAAGAAATAATATATTTACAATGGCAATTATGATTATATTTTTAGGTTTTATTATTTTTGTAAATGGTGTTCCTTTAATTAACAAAATATCTTCTTTAGTATATGCTGCTGAAAAGGTAAGTGATGGAGATTTTGAAATAGAATTGTTAAGCGAAAAAGGAAATGATGAAATTAAACTTTTAAATATTGCTTTTAACAAATTAATTAAAAATACATCTAGGTTAATTGAGCAAATAAAAACAAATGCAAATCTTGAAATTGAACTTCATAAAAAAGATGCTGAGGGTCATAAGGTTGAGGCTTTATTAAATGAAGCCGAATTACTTGGACTTCAAAGTCAGATAAATCCACATTTCTTATTTAATACATTAAATATAATTGCAAAAACTGCGATTATTGAAGATGCAGAAAAAACGTGTGAATTGATTGAGACAGTATCTGATATGTTTAGATATAATCTAAGAAAATTAGGTGAAAAATCAACACTAAGAGAAGAAATTAACAATATTCAAAATTATTTTACTATACAAAAAAATAGGTTTGGTAAAAGATTTCACTATAGTATTGAAATAAAAGAAGAACTAATGAGCTTTGAAATACCTTTTCTAACTCTTCAGCCAATAGTTGAAAATGCCTTTATTCATGGAATTGAACCATTAGAAATTGGCGGTGAAATTAGCATTAATGTTAAAAATGAAGACTTAAAAACATTAATAACAATTAAAGATAATGGTATAGGTATGAGTGAAAAAAGGATTAATGAACTTATGAATTCTTTTGAAGGTGATAATTTAGGTCATACTACAGGTATTGGTTTTTCTAATGTTAAAAGACGGCTCGAAATTTTTTATGGAGATAGATTAACATTAAATATTTCAAGTGTAGTTGGATATGGAACAGAATTTAATATTATTATTAAAGATTAG
- a CDS encoding sugar ABC transporter permease — MMEFIKNKKIDVRKYTMIISLIGIWILFSFLDKSGTFLSSRNLSNLFRQMATTAILAVGMLMILVDKHIDLSMGSLVGLTGGISAMLMYNFGMPWWASIIITLFVGAMLGAWTGNWVNKGVPAFIASLGGLLAYRGIILGISGGITVPVSDPIFRMIGTAYLPKLLGLILGIFSASYIVYTSLKKRNDRITYGFKVKAMYKEILILIVYVAIILAFVLTMNSYRGIPIPIVLVLSLGVIFKFITEKTQFGRQVYAIGGNYEAAKLSGINVKNRTLWIFIISGLLSAMAGILFTARLGSATPDAGNSFELDAVASCVIGGTSLLGGEGFVFGAILGALVMASIDNGMSIMNTESFWQYIVKGLILVVAVYIDISSKKKK; from the coding sequence ATGATGGAATTTATTAAAAACAAAAAAATTGATGTAAGAAAATATACTATGATTATATCTTTGATAGGAATTTGGATTTTATTCTCTTTTTTAGATAAAAGCGGAACGTTTCTATCGTCAAGGAATTTATCAAACCTTTTTAGACAGATGGCAACAACAGCTATTTTAGCGGTAGGAATGCTTATGATTTTAGTAGATAAACATATTGATTTATCTATGGGTTCATTAGTAGGCTTAACTGGTGGTATTTCAGCCATGCTTATGTACAATTTTGGTATGCCGTGGTGGGCTTCAATTATAATTACATTATTTGTAGGTGCTATGCTTGGTGCTTGGACTGGAAACTGGGTTAATAAGGGAGTACCTGCATTTATTGCGTCCCTTGGTGGATTATTAGCTTATAGAGGAATTATACTTGGTATTTCAGGTGGTATTACAGTTCCAGTTTCAGATCCGATATTTAGAATGATAGGAACTGCATATTTACCTAAACTTCTTGGATTGATTCTTGGAATATTTTCTGCAAGTTATATTGTTTACACTTCTCTAAAGAAAAGAAATGATAGAATTACTTATGGATTTAAAGTGAAAGCTATGTACAAAGAGATATTAATATTAATAGTTTATGTTGCAATTATTCTTGCATTCGTTTTAACTATGAATTCTTACAGAGGTATTCCGATTCCAATTGTATTAGTTTTATCCTTAGGAGTTATTTTTAAATTTATAACTGAAAAAACACAATTTGGACGTCAAGTGTATGCAATTGGTGGAAACTATGAAGCAGCAAAACTTAGTGGAATTAATGTTAAGAATAGAACGTTATGGATTTTTATTATAAGTGGTTTGCTTTCTGCAATGGCGGGTATTTTATTTACTGCAAGACTTGGTTCAGCAACACCTGATGCAGGTAATAGTTTTGAACTTGATGCAGTAGCGTCATGTGTAATTGGTGGAACCTCTCTTTTAGGTGGTGAAGGTTTTGTATTTGGTGCAATTCTTGGTGCACTTGTAATGGCTAGTATTGATAATGGTATGAGTATAATGAATACTGAGTCGTTTTGGCAATACATTGTAAAAGGATTAATACTTGTAGTTGCAGTTTATATAGATATTTCTTCTAAGAAGAAAAAGTAA
- a CDS encoding xylose ABC transporter ATP-binding protein: MSDYILEMKDIVKEFPGVKALDKVSFNVKKGEIHALVGENGAGKSTLMKVLSGVYSHEEFTGDIILNGKKVLFNSIKDSENANIAIIYQELALVPQMTVGENIYLNHEPLFMKGVIDHEKLYFESQKLLEKIKLDINPRMKVNMFGVGIQQLIEIAKALSKDADVLILDEPTAALTEGEVEILFRILKDLKEKGVTCIIITHKLNEVFALADNVTVLRDGKTISTNSICDLDENKIISMMVGRELSDLFPKEEHTAGQVVMKVQNFSVYDTEIQGRKLVDNISFEIKKGEILGISGLMGAGRTELVMGLFGAADGKIDGKVFIEGKEVKIKSPHDAIKNKLALVTEDRKGNGLVLEKSIMVNTTLASLDRISKGQILNVNEEIKFTEKYVRELKTKTPSIEQLVKNLSGGNQQKVVIAKWLMTEPKILFLDEPTRGIDVGAKFEIYMIMNELVKKGVSVVMISSELPEILGMSDRILVMREGKFVSEKMYEEASQENIMFAATGGK; this comes from the coding sequence ATGAGTGATTATATATTGGAAATGAAGGATATAGTTAAAGAGTTTCCAGGCGTAAAAGCTTTAGATAAAGTGAGTTTTAATGTAAAAAAAGGTGAAATACATGCTTTAGTTGGAGAAAATGGAGCGGGAAAATCAACTTTAATGAAGGTTTTAAGTGGCGTTTACTCGCATGAAGAATTTACAGGCGATATTATTTTAAATGGTAAAAAAGTTCTTTTTAATAGTATTAAAGATTCAGAAAATGCGAATATTGCTATAATTTATCAAGAACTTGCCCTTGTACCGCAAATGACTGTTGGAGAGAATATTTATCTTAATCATGAACCTTTATTTATGAAAGGTGTAATTGATCATGAAAAACTTTATTTTGAGTCTCAAAAGCTTTTAGAAAAAATAAAATTAGATATAAATCCAAGAATGAAAGTAAATATGTTTGGTGTTGGTATACAACAATTAATAGAAATTGCAAAAGCACTTTCAAAAGATGCGGATGTTCTTATCTTAGATGAACCTACAGCTGCACTTACTGAAGGTGAAGTAGAAATATTATTTAGAATCTTAAAAGATTTAAAAGAAAAAGGTGTAACTTGTATTATTATTACACATAAATTAAATGAAGTATTTGCTTTAGCAGATAATGTTACCGTTCTTAGAGATGGTAAAACAATTTCGACAAACTCAATTTGTGATCTTGATGAAAATAAAATAATATCAATGATGGTTGGTAGAGAACTAAGCGATTTATTTCCTAAAGAAGAACATACTGCCGGTCAGGTAGTAATGAAAGTTCAAAATTTTTCAGTATATGATACCGAAATTCAAGGTAGAAAACTTGTTGATAATATATCTTTTGAAATAAAAAAAGGAGAAATACTTGGGATTTCTGGATTGATGGGTGCAGGTAGAACAGAACTTGTAATGGGACTATTTGGAGCAGCCGATGGAAAAATAGATGGGAAAGTTTTCATAGAGGGCAAAGAAGTAAAAATAAAATCTCCGCATGATGCAATTAAAAATAAGTTAGCTTTAGTTACTGAAGACAGAAAAGGAAATGGACTAGTACTTGAAAAGTCAATTATGGTAAATACAACACTTGCAAGTTTAGATAGAATATCAAAAGGACAAATATTAAATGTAAATGAGGAAATTAAATTTACAGAGAAATATGTCAGAGAACTAAAAACTAAAACACCGTCAATTGAGCAACTAGTCAAGAATCTTTCAGGTGGTAATCAACAAAAGGTTGTAATAGCAAAATGGTTAATGACTGAACCTAAAATACTGTTTTTAGATGAACCAACTCGTGGTATAGATGTTGGAGCAAAATTTGAAATATATATGATAATGAATGAACTTGTTAAAAAAGGAGTATCTGTAGTTATGATATCATCAGAACTTCCAGAAATTTTAGGTATGAGCGATAGAATTTTAGTTATGCGTGAAGGTAAATTTGTTAGTGAAAAAATGTACGAAGAAGCAAGTCAAGAAAATATAATGTTTGCAGCTACTGGAGGTAAGTAA
- a CDS encoding M42 family metallopeptidase — translation MFKDKKYLLTLLKELLNIPSPTGYADGAIRYVEDEFLKLDIPIRKTNKGALIATINGKNDEKHKLLSAHVDTLGAMVKEIKSNGRLKISKLGGFSMTSIEGEYINIFTSNGKNYSGTVLFDKASTHVHGNIVNTEERNDENIEIRIDELVNNKEDVKNLGIEIGDFISFDPRVIISESGFIKSRHLDDKSAVASLLAMAKYIRKNSIELPYTTHFFISNYEEVGHGSSAGIPEKTVEFLAVDMAAIGKGQSSSEQKVTICAKDSSGPYDFKMKEKLVSLAKENTLDYVVDIYPHYGSDASAAIRAGWDVRHGLIGPGVDSSHSFERTHIDALLGTIDLGIKYMLAELV, via the coding sequence ATGTTTAAAGATAAAAAATACTTACTTACTTTACTTAAAGAATTATTAAATATACCTAGTCCAACTGGTTATGCTGATGGTGCGATTAGATATGTTGAAGATGAATTTTTAAAACTTGACATTCCAATAAGAAAAACTAATAAGGGCGCTCTTATTGCAACAATTAATGGTAAAAATGATGAAAAGCATAAATTACTTTCAGCGCACGTAGATACCCTAGGTGCAATGGTAAAAGAAATTAAATCAAATGGACGACTAAAAATCTCTAAATTAGGTGGTTTTTCTATGACTAGTATTGAAGGGGAATACATTAATATATTTACTTCAAATGGGAAAAATTATAGTGGTACAGTTCTTTTTGATAAAGCTTCTACTCATGTTCATGGAAATATTGTAAATACCGAAGAAAGAAATGATGAAAATATTGAAATAAGGATTGATGAGCTTGTTAATAATAAAGAAGATGTAAAAAATCTTGGAATTGAGATAGGTGATTTTATAAGTTTTGATCCAAGAGTAATAATAAGTGAAAGTGGATTTATTAAATCGAGACATTTAGATGATAAATCAGCAGTAGCATCTTTACTTGCAATGGCAAAATATATTAGAAAAAATTCAATTGAACTACCATATACTACGCATTTTTTTATTAGTAATTACGAAGAAGTAGGGCATGGCAGTTCGGCTGGGATTCCTGAAAAAACTGTTGAGTTTTTAGCAGTAGATATGGCAGCTATTGGGAAGGGTCAATCTTCAAGTGAGCAAAAGGTAACTATATGTGCTAAAGATTCCTCAGGTCCATATGATTTTAAAATGAAAGAAAAACTTGTTTCTTTAGCAAAGGAAAACACTCTAGATTACGTCGTAGATATTTATCCGCATTATGGCTCAGATGCTTCTGCTGCCATAAGAGCAGGATGGGATGTTAGACACGGCTTAATTGGTCCAGGAGTTGATTCATCACATTCATTTGAAAGGACTCATATAGATGCTCTATTAGGAACTATAGACTTAGGAATTAAATATATGCTTGCAGAATTAGTGTAA
- a CDS encoding ArsB/NhaD family transporter, which yields MMVAVAIFLITYIAIVLDKINSTTVALFGAGVMLVIGVINQKQAIANIDFNTIGLLVGMMIIVNILKRTGVFEFLAIKAAKLAKGDPWKIVVLFSLLTALASALLDNVTTVLLIVPVTLVITDTLEVNPIPFLVPEILIANIGGTATLIGDPPNIMIGSAANLGFMDFIINLAPVIVVITAVTLFIFKFIYRNGYHASDDRKKIVLSMNEEIAIKNHKLLKKSLFVLILTMLGFIIHDKIGLESATVALSGAALLLLLSGIDPEDILIEVEWSTIFFFMALFILVGALVEVGAIDILAKGMLSVTKGNPFVTAMVILWVSAIASSFLNNIPFVATMIPLIQSMEAVGHMNVTPLWWALALGACLGGNGTLIGASANVIVGGMLDKHGNKLTFGSYFKVGFPLMLVSIVISSAYLWIFYL from the coding sequence ATGATGGTAGCTGTTGCAATTTTTTTAATTACTTATATTGCTATTGTACTAGATAAGATAAATTCAACTACGGTTGCTTTATTTGGTGCAGGAGTAATGTTAGTAATTGGTGTAATTAATCAAAAGCAGGCAATTGCAAATATAGACTTTAATACAATTGGTCTATTAGTAGGAATGATGATTATAGTAAATATTCTTAAAAGGACAGGGGTTTTTGAATTCCTTGCAATTAAAGCTGCAAAATTAGCTAAAGGAGATCCTTGGAAAATAGTGGTATTGTTTTCGCTTCTTACAGCTCTTGCTTCGGCACTACTTGATAATGTGACTACTGTATTATTAATAGTTCCTGTAACGCTTGTTATTACAGATACTTTAGAAGTAAATCCTATTCCATTTTTGGTTCCAGAAATTCTTATAGCTAATATTGGTGGTACTGCAACCTTAATTGGTGATCCACCCAATATTATGATTGGTTCAGCTGCAAATTTAGGATTTATGGATTTTATTATTAATTTAGCTCCTGTAATAGTTGTTATTACAGCAGTTACGCTTTTTATTTTTAAATTTATTTATAGAAATGGTTATCATGCTTCAGATGATAGGAAAAAAATAGTTCTTAGTATGAATGAAGAAATAGCTATAAAGAATCATAAATTACTTAAAAAAAGTCTTTTTGTGTTAATTTTAACTATGCTTGGCTTTATAATTCATGATAAAATAGGATTAGAGTCAGCTACAGTTGCATTATCAGGTGCGGCCTTATTATTATTATTAAGTGGAATTGATCCAGAAGATATATTGATAGAAGTAGAATGGTCAACAATATTTTTCTTTATGGCCTTATTTATTTTAGTAGGAGCTTTGGTAGAAGTTGGTGCAATAGATATTTTAGCAAAAGGAATGTTGAGTGTAACTAAAGGAAATCCTTTTGTTACAGCTATGGTTATTCTTTGGGTATCAGCTATAGCGTCATCTTTCCTTAATAATATACCATTTGTTGCTACAATGATTCCTTTAATTCAATCAATGGAGGCAGTTGGTCATATGAATGTTACTCCTCTTTGGTGGGCACTAGCACTTGGTGCATGTTTAGGTGGAAATGGTACATTGATTGGGGCTTCGGCAAATGTAATTGTAGGTGGAATGCTAGATAAACATGGAAACAAATTAACTTTCGGAAGCTATTTTAAAGTTGGTTTTCCTTTAATGCTTGTATCAATTGTTATTTCTAGTGCTTATTTATGGATATTTTATTTATAA
- a CDS encoding sugar ABC transporter substrate-binding protein: MSRWFNIVLFSIIFVILVISVSTFHINEFEINDDLSSYNHHFVLISKSSDSLIWKDIINGAKYSSKKNDVALEILVNNTLNIENELEYFDMAVKSNVDGIIINGYEDKNIIPITNEAAKRGIPVVFINNESYKGQRLAYVGVNNYSAGEIAIKKLSMYNNAYMKIGLLMEDKETVQNGIRLQGMMNSIKNNPNLEKIDIAVAKNSKVEIYNKVKDMIKKYPDINAIVATSSLQGEVIGQVLVDLNIVGEIKVVAFDDYPETLRYIRKGVIQATIDVDGFKIGQTSVDAIIKKINGKFVDDAYYMPLKVIDKNNIDSEKEKIDAR; the protein is encoded by the coding sequence ATGTCTAGATGGTTTAATATTGTTTTATTTAGTATTATTTTTGTAATTCTTGTTATAAGCGTAAGCACTTTTCATATAAATGAATTTGAGATTAATGATGATCTTAGTAGTTATAATCATCATTTCGTATTGATTAGCAAAAGTAGTGATTCTTTAATTTGGAAAGACATAATAAATGGAGCTAAGTATTCTTCTAAAAAAAATGATGTTGCTCTTGAAATATTGGTTAATAATACTCTTAACATTGAAAATGAACTTGAGTATTTTGATATGGCAGTAAAATCAAATGTTGATGGAATTATTATTAATGGATATGAAGATAAAAATATAATACCAATAACAAATGAAGCAGCAAAACGTGGTATTCCTGTAGTGTTTATAAACAATGAAAGTTATAAAGGACAAAGGCTAGCTTATGTAGGTGTAAATAACTATTCGGCGGGAGAAATAGCAATAAAAAAGCTAAGTATGTATAATAATGCTTATATGAAAATAGGTTTGCTTATGGAAGATAAGGAAACTGTTCAAAATGGTATTAGGTTACAAGGAATGATGAATTCAATTAAAAATAATCCAAATTTAGAAAAAATTGATATAGCTGTTGCAAAAAACTCTAAAGTAGAAATATACAATAAAGTAAAGGACATGATAAAAAAATATCCTGATATTAATGCAATTGTAGCAACTTCTAGTTTACAGGGGGAAGTGATTGGACAAGTTCTAGTAGATTTAAATATAGTGGGTGAGATAAAAGTTGTTGCCTTTGATGATTACCCAGAAACGCTTAGGTATATAAGAAAAGGGGTGATTCAGGCTACAATTGATGTCGATGGATTTAAGATTGGTCAGACATCTGTAGATGCAATTATAAAAAAAATAAATGGTAAATTTGTAGATGATGCATACTATATGCCACTTAAAGTTATAGATAAAAATAATATAGATTCTGAAAAGGAGAAAATAGATGCAAGATAA
- a CDS encoding response regulator, translated as MYRILIADDEELEREGLKKIISKNFKNMFSFELAENGREAIEIAYKFKPDIVFMDMKMPGIEGIEAIEEIKKISISSKFVIISAYDSFYYAQKALNIDVKEYLLKPVKREKITKVINNLIDNKKKEESRIKKEIELKEKLNELLPFIENELVQSLMLNDSYKTDIIKNLRLLDFNGTKGYSVVFEIYYDDLENIKDQYQRNIVKHRVEETIRRVMKENFDCLISKVIMNRIVVFIELDEDRKDDNYFIRTQIVEYSRRLRSILKEKTNVRVSIGIGSIYDDVNMFYQSYKEALIAVKVKTISAKAVHFEDINIANTYKDNYPIELERDLIEKIHLGNIKEIKTFYNDIINWILIQNINNERKKIYLYELKAIIDRKLSEKLGTKYKMFNDVLDGRDDYNSLNELRKKLWNHIRESVLELNKIREDNFDNAVLESKKYIEKNYHKEITLDDVAERMAFSSYYFSKLFKQQTGVNFIDFLTKVRIDKSKQLLKETDLSMKYIANKIGYRDANYFSRVFKKNIGMNPSEYRNINTKSM; from the coding sequence ATGTATAGAATTTTAATTGCAGATGACGAAGAACTTGAAAGAGAAGGACTAAAAAAAATAATTAGCAAAAATTTTAAGAATATGTTTAGCTTTGAATTAGCCGAGAATGGTAGAGAAGCAATTGAAATAGCATATAAATTTAAACCGGATATTGTATTTATGGATATGAAAATGCCTGGAATTGAAGGTATTGAAGCTATTGAAGAAATTAAAAAAATATCAATTTCATCGAAATTTGTTATTATTTCAGCCTATGATTCTTTTTATTATGCACAAAAAGCGCTTAATATTGACGTTAAAGAATATTTGTTAAAACCAGTCAAACGTGAAAAAATAACAAAAGTTATTAACAATTTAATAGACAATAAGAAAAAAGAAGAATCTCGAATAAAAAAAGAAATTGAATTAAAGGAAAAGCTAAATGAGCTTCTTCCATTTATTGAAAATGAACTTGTACAGTCACTAATGCTAAATGATTCATATAAAACGGATATTATTAAAAATTTAAGATTACTTGATTTTAATGGAACAAAAGGTTATTCAGTTGTTTTTGAAATTTATTATGATGATTTAGAAAATATAAAAGATCAGTATCAAAGAAATATAGTTAAACATAGAGTTGAAGAAACAATTAGAAGGGTAATGAAAGAAAATTTTGATTGTTTGATAAGTAAAGTAATTATGAATAGAATTGTAGTTTTTATTGAGTTAGATGAAGATAGGAAAGACGATAATTATTTTATTAGAACTCAAATAGTAGAATATTCAAGAAGATTAAGATCTATTTTAAAGGAAAAAACAAATGTAAGAGTAAGTATAGGAATAGGGAGTATCTATGACGATGTTAATATGTTTTATCAATCTTATAAAGAAGCGTTAATTGCAGTAAAAGTAAAAACAATCTCTGCAAAAGCTGTTCATTTTGAAGATATTAATATTGCTAACACATATAAAGATAACTATCCAATTGAACTTGAAAGAGATTTAATAGAGAAGATACATTTAGGAAATATTAAAGAAATAAAGACGTTTTATAATGATATAATAAATTGGATATTAATTCAAAATATTAATAATGAAAGAAAAAAAATATACTTATATGAATTAAAAGCGATAATTGATAGAAAATTATCTGAAAAATTAGGAACAAAATATAAAATGTTTAATGATGTATTAGATGGAAGAGATGATTATAATTCGCTAAATGAATTGCGAAAAAAACTTTGGAATCATATTAGAGAGTCCGTATTGGAATTAAATAAAATTAGGGAAGATAATTTTGATAATGCAGTATTAGAGTCCAAAAAATATATTGAAAAAAACTATCATAAAGAAATAACTTTGGATGATGTTGCAGAGAGGATGGCGTTTTCATCTTATTATTTTTCTAAATTATTTAAACAACAAACAGGGGTGAATTTTATAGATTTTTTAACGAAAGTTAGGATTGATAAATCAAAGCAACTCTTAAAAGAAACAGATTTAAGCATGAAATATATTGCAAACAAAATAGGGTATAGAGATGCAAATTATTTTAGTAGAGTATTTAAAAAAAATATAGGAATGAATCCAAGCGAATACAGAAATATAAATACTAAGAGTATGTAA